In the genome of Jaculus jaculus isolate mJacJac1 chromosome 11, mJacJac1.mat.Y.cur, whole genome shotgun sequence, the window ATCATGAGGTCAGAGTCTTGTACTAAATTTGGGGATCCCAAACAGATATAGTAATTTAAACCCATTTCACTGTTTCCAGAGACATAAATATACTAACTTCTTCAAAATACTATTATTATCAGTTATTAGCTGACCAGTTAtaataaagtgttttttaaaaaaacatattgtaTTAAAGTCTACTGCCTTAGACCTGCCAGCCATTTTCCTTAGCTCTATTTTAggggtaataaaaaaaaaactttgtttttctGTATCCTGAATCTACATGCAGATAATTCTGACCTATATCCTGTCCTTTCTGTTCTAATCCTCAGacccactgaaaaaaaaactaatgattaACAAACATGCTCAGTCTTACTTTGACCTTCAGAACCTGTCACAAAATCCAGCCTTCTATACTAATGGGCGACTTCAGACCCCGTTCTGCTGTGCAGGAGGACTGAGGAAAGTGACCTTCCGTGTGCCTCTGTCCAGTAGCTTTCTCAGTCTGTGGCTTTGTCCTAGCGACCAGGATAGTGTCACACGTGAACTTTGCATGGGATTTTGAGCTTCCCACTTAAAAAATGTAGTTTACGAATACTTTCATCTTCAGAAGGGGGataatgactttgaggccagcctgggcacacTCTCTcacaaaaacaatttttgaaCTTTCTTACCCCATAAAAGTATTTTGAATTGTCTATCTGAAAACTATATACTACATAGTTTCCTTTATAGGTAACTTCCTTTATAAATCTATCAATCCTAAAAGTAATCTTAAGTCTGTGTTTAATCATCACCACCTCTACTCCAAACCATGAAACAAGAATGCCTGCCAAGCCTCTTCCTGGAGCCCCGACTACGTACAAGATGGGGCCCTCTTTGGGGTACAACGTGTGACGGCACGTACGTGACGACCTCTGGGATGACCCTCCCAAGACTGCAAGCGCCAGGATCCATCACTTGCAATCCAGAAGAGAGACAAGGCCACTCCTACCATCATTGCAATTTCTCGAAGCAGAGATGTCCAGTGCGTTGAGAAATCTCCTGGATTTTCTTTCATCAGTGATGAGTCAGGGAAGGGGAACCCTGCCCAGTCCATTGGACCACCCTACGATGCATGGGATAGGTATGAGCAAGCGAGCTCCTGATCTGCCCCTTGGGGAACTACCTGTTGcccatctgagaaaaaaaaaaatctcaagacttTTCACCCTCTGAGTCGCCTGGAACCCTGAAAGTGTGACCTCTTAGAGCAATTACAATGTGGACTTCtattcagtgaattccaggtcagtttgggctagagtgagaccctacctcaaaaaaacaaaaataataataataattcacaaGTTCACTACAAGACGAAAATGCATCCCCGTTCTGCCAGGTCCGGCCTAGTTCCAAGCCTGTGGTGGGACAAATGGcataaattcttttctttcttttccccctttgTTCTTTCTTACACTCACTTAGCTGCTTCCAGCTCCTGCAGGGCTGGCGCTGGGAGGGAGAAGCTAGCAAGAGAGGTGGGTGGCAGCTGGAAAAAGCAACTccgtgggcgggggggggggggagggggctacTGCTACTCCACCGTTTGCAGAGATGTCCAAAGCCAGTGTGTTCTTAGTGGGTGCTGGAATGCTCTCCCATCACCCCTGGAAATGTTCCACATGTAGTTGGTACTTTAAGCCTCCCTCTGCAACCCAGACTTTTATGTCATTGCCCTCTGTTCAGAGAAGACTCAGTTGCCAACTGCCTTCCAGATAGCAGTACTTATGATGGTGTCAAGCTTGCTCTCTTGTCTGGTCTGTGTACAAGCTGCAGGCCACCCCTGTTTCCCACCCACAGCCATCTCCTATGCTCCTCAAACCACTAGCCAGTCCTCACCCTTTAGGACTCCACACCATGGCCCAGACATCATCCTTGAAACCGCTCTCACTGCACATGAAGTGAGGGGACATATTCCCCACCTTTCCCCAGACATAGCCCTGAAACCACTCTCACTACACTTGAAGTGAGGGGCAGATATTCCTAGCCATTTCTGAGACATAGGCCAGTATTTCCCCAGCTGAATTCCTGACAGAACCTGAATCTGGCCATGAAGCAAGGCTGGCTGGATTCTCAATCACAGGCTATCTTTCAAATCCCATGGTAGTGCAGCTGACCTCACTTGCAACAAAGAATTGTCTCCActtacattttgttctttctcctTAGGTAAAACTGAGAGAACAaaagtgagagggagaaaaaatagaaaaatagaaaggaagggaaaagaaggagggagggagggagaaagaaaggaagaacaatCCCATTTCAGCACTTTAGAAAGATAAGACCTAGTGGAATGATTTTCATATTAATAGCTTTTGACTTGCTGGTTGACATATGTCACTTAAGCTACATtagcataaaatttattttcctgcTTTTATAACATATGATAGGATAGAATATGTAATGTAATGAAATATCATACAAATTGAGGTTTATTGTGGAAAAAAATAGCAAGCAAGGCATCAATGAAACTGCATAAAGATATTAAGGAAATGCTGCTTTTGGCATAGATCATGTGGAAGACCACTTTATACATATGCATTTAATGTAATAttcatttaaaaggaaaagatgcctattttctgtttttgtttctaggCCGAGATTATGAAAAGGATAAAGTGTGCAAGGAGCTCGCCTTTCTGGGAAAAGATGATTTCAGAACTTTGTAAGTGTGCATTACACACTTAGGTCTCTTGGGTACTTGCCCTTGAACGCAACAATGAAAGCTAAGTTCCCCCTTGGTTTGGAGGGCTGAATTTATCTGCAAAGATAAAGAAGAGAGATCCCAGGGGCAATGTGGGCAGAGACACCAGGCAAGCAGAAGTCAAGTAGAGACGGTATGTGAACTACGGTGGCTGTGGTCTGAGAGCTATTGCTGGGAGCCAAGCAGAGCCGTCACCTGATGAACGTGGCTGTGGTGGAAGAGCCGCCACCAGTGAGTTCACAAATGAGCCTGCAGAGTAGGTATAGCTCTTCCTGAGGTAAATGAGAAAAGTACATTTTAGGACTGTGGAAAACAGTCAACTATCTACAGAAAAgttctttgagaaagaggcaaaatagATATCAGGCTGTTTTAATGGAAATTCCAAGACCATTTTCTACTGTATATAAGATAAATGCTTCTAGGagaaaaactactttttaaattcaAACTTATATTCTCTACTATTCAAGTAAAAAAGTTAATGTATAAAATATTCCATTCAATATGCAAAGATCTCATATTTTAATATGTGCTaaaatgtgagaaaaataaactctggttaatatgttcatttattttcccCCTCAGGTCTCTCATCCTATACAGCAGGAAGTTCTCCGGTGGCACCTTTGAGCAGGTCAGCCAGCTCGTGAGGGAAGTTGTGTCCTTGACTGAAGACTGCTGTGCTGAAGAGGCTGACCCCAGTTGCTATGACACCAGGGTAAGTGTGAGCGTCTGGCCACCTTCATGGGGCCCAGAGAAGAAAGCCACAGTAGACCTTATGCTATGTGTTGGTGACACTTTAGCCACCAATCCACCTATTCCTATTTATTAGCTTGAGTTTCCACATGTATCCTAATAACAAGTCCATTTTAGTCATTAATTCTACCAGGttcaaaaaaggaaaactagACTAAAATAACCTAGTGAGTTACTACATATACATTGCTAATGGAAAGCCTGGATACAATTTACATCATAAATGACTCGAGAACCTGTATTTTAGTCACTATACATTGAAGCCATGAAAATATCTACTCATGAGCCTCTTAAAGTAATTTTACCACATGCTACATAGCTTCAAAATCCTGTCTTTACCTTATTAATATGTCAAGCATGAAAGAGAATCACCCAGAATGTTTTAGTGTTGGCCTTAAGTTATTGGTGGGACTCTAAAGGTGATACATGTTTGCACATTAGGTTCTGAGTTTTATCTACCATGCTATTTATACAGAAACTGCGGTTCTAAGATGGCAGAATTCAAAATATAAACAGTAACAAAACAGGGTAAAATCTAAGTAGATTCAAAAATTTACTAAGGAGTCGTCAGAACCACTGTGTTTGACTAAAGATCCCTACAGATCTGCTCAAGCGGGTTAGCCCACAGAAAAGGGCTCCAAACAGCTGAGATTCTAAGCAATCAGTATTCTTCCAAGAAAGTTATAATTGTTTTTCTCCTACCACCAAATTCATAAATATCCTCCATGCTCTGTGCCACCTCGAACTAACAACCCTTCCACCTGTCAGCCACGGCCATAGCAACAAAGCCTGGGTGGTCCCGACTGCACAGGCAGGCCAGAgttcaatgtcaggtgtcttcctcagttactctcccaCGTTACTTTTATTTGGGGTGGGAATTGAGCCAAGGTCTCAGTCTATAGCCCAGACTATCCTGAACTCACTGCACCCACCAGATTGGCCCTGACCTGAGGTCAATCCTCCTAATGCAGCCTCGGATTATAGGCTAAACTATCACCTTTGACCCAGGAGCCTgcagtgaacctagagctcaccaactggGGCTAGAATGGCTAACAAGCCCTAGAGGAGCCTTCTttttccacctctccagcaatgGGACTACAGATGCTAAttttgtacatgggtgctggagatctgaactcaggtccccatgcttgtgtggcaaacacttctCCCATGTGCTGTCTCCATTCTACCTTTAGGATTCTTAAATCCTAagagccaagtggaagggaggtaTAGAAGAGTCATGATAAGGAGTTGgttaaaaaaatatgttcattATATTGCTTTTCTTCATTGACGGGAAAGGTCTGACCTTAAAATGctggctaaaaaaataaaaataaaataactgtaaatatattaaattacttACTCTAATAtgaataaccaaaacaatttttcCGTGATGACCATTCCTCATTATTTTGCTCTATGATATATACTCTTTTCTTCCAACTTGTCTCAAGTATCAAATTACATCCACACAAAACAAACATCTGTCACCGCAGTCGCTCTGTGGTGCTCCATTGACCTGCCTGTGTCCCAGTAGCGGTGCTCCGAAGTAAATGACAAGTGTACCAGTGGTTTCCAACCCATGCTGCACTTCAGAGCCCATCGTGAACCTTTGAGAAAAACCGATTTTCAGTCCCATCTTTGACTTCTCCAATCAGAATTAGTGAGTTGAGTAACCTAGGAATTTCATGTTTTGACCCATGAATAATTCCGATGAAAAAGATGGCTCCAGACGTGAAGGTGCAGTACAATCAGCAGAGAGCCCTGAGGCAGCCCAAGGGATGGGGGGGACAAGGGGGGTCTTCCCTCCTCCTGGTGTCATTGCAGCCAGCGGCAGGTGGGGGATAGTGTCAGGTTCTAACCCCCCCACGGAGAAACACTTGGTGTGAGATGAAATTCAAATGGCTATCGTTAGACAGACATAGTCCATTTATTAATGTAGATGGCTTTCCTTTTACTCTTAGGtgtgtcatttatttatataaacataGTCCTCTACTTGCCTAGAACCATAATTGCACTACCTGTTATATCACAATTCATCTCATGGAGCCTTCACATGGAAACTTGATTACTAGTGAGATTTGTTAAGTGATGTTGAATGtgatacctcaaaaacaaaaacaacaacaaaagaaactcaTATGTATCCCCTCATgagcttccttcttttctcctctaaCTTCAGACCTCAGAACTGTCTGTCAAGTCCTGTGGAAGTGACTCGCCTTTCCCAGTGCACCCCGGAACTCCCGAGTGCTGCACCAGGGAGGGCCTGGAACGGAAACTCTGCATGGCTGCCCTGAAGCACCAGCCACAAGAATTTCCCACCTATGTGGAGCCAACAAATGAGGAGATCTGCGAGGCGTTCAAGAAAGATCCCAGAGGATTTGCTGACCAGTAAGACATCTTTATTATTAGAACGACTTTAGGGCATAAACACACCACAAATGAATCTTAGCTAAGCCCCTACTCGGTGCAAACATCCATTATACAGAAGCCTGAAGGCCCAGTGAGAACCAAGCCCTCACCCAAGACAGCCCAGATCCCCATCGCTGCTGATCCTCAGGAATGCCTTTCTCAGACAGGCATGAAGTTAATCCTCCCCAACCCCACCCACTGACTGTAGTGCTATTTCTGCAGCAGACTCAGTGGAATCTGTTGTCCACTGGACATGTTTCCTGACATTTGACTCCATGCTAACTCACCTCAAGTTAAGCATCCTCGAATATTCTATTTGGTGGAAAATGTATTCCTACGCATGTATTAAATACTTTCAAataacacacagaaataaatggcTTTTCTCCCTCACTTCTATACATCTCCAGGACCAGCTGTGGATATGGCACATGTATTACAAAATAAACATGTTATTTTGACCTTATTAACCTGCATGAGAAGCCAAATTGTACTATAGCTGTGTTAGTCTTGgaagattataaaaataaagaggaacaAACTGGGTAGGATGGCATCCATGTAACCtaagcactcgggagtcagagagAAGAGGATGTGTATAAACCCCAGGCCAAccaaactctgtctcaaaaatgactAAAACCAAACCAACCCAGAGACTTagtctggtgagatggctcagtagttaaaggcactttcttgcaaagcctgtctgcctggtttcaattcccgtatacccacacaaagccagatttacaaagtggaacatgcatctgaactttgtttgcagtggcaagaggcccaggcatgccaatacacacataaacaaataaataagtaaaaatttaaaaataaaggacaaaCACTGGAGTAAGATAATTCATGAAAGTTAAAGACTACTATCTATATACAGAATAAAAAGCAGTATATTTCAAATAGtgcataattttataaatattggtTGTCTTTCCTATTTCTATAAATTTTCAGTTTGCTCAAGATCACAGAATATCTTTCACATCCATTCACAGAAAGTAAAATGAGTTCTCTTGTCAAACAAATTAATGTGTATGTAGGAATTGTCTAGAATCCTAAGCTGAGGTAGATAATAAAGAGCTAGCCCACTAACTCCATTTGGTCATGTCTTCAACTAGCATCTCACTTGGCAGCGACCACAGCTGAGGCAACTGGCCAGACAGTAAGTGAAAGGACAATGTCCTCTCCCTTCAAGCAGATCACATGGGAATGAAAAACTATTTTACTTTCCTTTCCTGTTACCTGCTTATTTACTATCATTAACAACATATtgcatatggatacatcatgtgctggcactcctttttccctcatccctgaccccatCACaatggagaccctcctcagtggggttgcagggatTCCCATAGAATTGTGTTTGcattgtgggagaagcagtcagttttggggggagagaatgcctctgggcatgatgtctcaacctgtggctcttacaatctttccaacccctcttcctcaaaataccctgagctgtggtgggtgtattttaaattcagtgatgagctcttgggatcCTTTTTTCAATAGCCTCTTTTTCTCCTTAGAGGAGTAAGGAATATGTTACTTAAAGATGAACCAATATTAATGTGTGTTTTTCAATTCTTGGTACTTTTCAAACATTAGAAATTGGGACCTAATACAGCTTGCATCCTGTCTTCATCAAAATACTTATGAGAAgttgcattttcttttcctacAACTTGTTGACCAATCCTCTTTTCCTTCTACAGATTTCTTTATGAATATTCCAGTAATTATGGGCAAGCTCCTCTGCCCATTTTAATTGGTTACACCAAGAGTTACCTTTCTATGGTCGGATCTTGCTGCACCTCTGCAAGCCCAAATGTATGCTTTCTGAAGGAGGTAGGTTCTCTTTGCTTACTATACTCTCATACATTACTTTTTCCACTTAAAGTGGACTTTCTTTTAGATAATGGTAAAAATTGAGACTTTGTGATATGTAACAGTTTCTAAAGTGCTTCATTTGCACGTTGTTAGTTGGGAAATAGCCATGCCCTTGAGGACGTAGCAATACGTCTCTGTGGCCAGTATCTGGTATTCTTATGATCAGAAAAGGTCATGAAACTAACATATCTCTTTTTGCACAATGTGCACAGTTTCTATTGATCATAATCATTTAATAAGATTCTCTATCTTATTTTCTAGAGGCTCCAGATTAAACATTTATCTCTTCTCACAACAATGTCAAATAGGGTCTGTTCACAACATGCTGCTTATGGAAGGGAGAGATCCAGGCTCAGGTAAAGACTCAGTGCTGTCATGTGCAGGAGTTTGGTTCTGGACTGTGTGTCCTTGTCATGTTTATCAAATGAGCTACAAAAGATATATAACCAGTCCAGTACTCAGTGACATTTTCTCTAGTACTTCCTTGGTTTTGCTTTTATACTGATAGTATATTTGCTCAGTATAACATAGGAATTAATCAAATAGAACCATTATGTATACTGCTTAATCATTATTTTATACTTGCATTAGTGTCTAAGAATTTGCTCCAGAGAGTAACATTAGGTGTAAACAAAAATTAAGCTACAAAATATTGCTGCcatattttaacaaaaagatGTAGATTCTGAAAAGATGCCTAGAACAGAAATTTCTCAATGTATACGTACCTAAAATATACCACAGTCTTTCAAAATTGTATTGTAAAAAAAAGTGCTCAATAAAAAGTACAAGGCATtgctcaaagaaatcaacaatgataaaatgaatgaaaagaaagcTTGAACCTATAGACATGAAATCATATTATTCGTCTAGGCAGTCTATTTTTAATGAAGCCTAGAAAACCAAGAATGTGACTAAGCTAACAATTTCGCCTTTACCTGTTTAGCCACCTCATAAAGCTAGCTCAGAAAGCACCAACTGCACACCTGGAGGACGTCTTGCCGCTGGCTGAAGACATCACTACAGTCCTCTCGCTGTGCTGTGAGTCGACTGCCGAGGACTGCATGGCCAAGAAAGTAAGACAACCCCGCTGTCACCGCCGCGTGTCAGGGATCAGCACAGTGGTGTTGGCAGGCACTCTTCTAAGCTGTTCTTTACACGCACTATCATAAGGAAACCTCCATGTATTTATgaaacaaaatacatatttttaataaaagtaaatgttTACATATGAAGAAACAGACTAACAAGGGTCAATAATTTGAGTCCACTGAACTAGTAAATGACAAAGTCCACATGCAAGGATAAGATGACCTGAGTCCTAAGCCCTTACTGTACAGTATAGCATCCACTACCCAAACACAGCCACTTAAATATAATTATAGAGGCTATTTAAGTTGAATTACATTGACTGCTatatttatgaccccacagtgaataccaaaaaccccactgaggagggtccttagtGGAATGGTCATGGGGGAGGGTTAACATAGATGGGAGCATGACCAAGATGTAATatgtttatacaataaaattatcatttaaaataCTCAGTTACGGCATAAAGTCCTACTAGTGCCGCAACCACTATACTATTCGAGGCTATTACTCTATTATTATACCTTGTATAAGTTGACAGGCATCTCAATATTTTACTCCATTTTCAATTTGCATGATTCTCTCAAGTAGATACAAATTTGAATAGTTGCTTTACATGTAGATCAATATCCAAGGTTTTGTTGACCTTTTAGCCATAGACCCATTGTGTTGCCTGGTCTTTTTCCACTAAAGAGGCACAACCGTGTTAGTAAATGTGTTTAATCACACGCACATTGGCCAAATAGGACTCCATGTATATGTCAGTTGTATATATTATATCTATTCCCACAtatattcctatttttatttcacaAATCCTGTATTATACTTAGGTTgtatttgtttttcaatattttgaacAATGCTGCACTTTGTAGCCTTATAGTTAAGTCTTCTCTTTTCTAAGTAtaaattgtgtttttctttttagttagcATAAAGTACTGGATTTCATTAGGGTATTTTCATACGTATTTGTCTTATATGTAAAACTGCAGCATGTattgacaaaatatttttctaaatattgtaCCAATTTACTTCAAAGAGCATCCTCACTGACTTTTATAACATAGTAAACCTTGAAAGCCTCATGAAGGGTGACTCTGAGGAAGAACAACAGCACACTAACAATGCACAAATTCACCCTCCCTCCCATAGctacttgaacacacagtgaaAATCTGTGACAGCTTATCCACAAAGAATTCTAAGTTTGAAGACTGCTGTCAGGAAAAAACACCCGTGGACATTTTTATGT includes:
- the Gc gene encoding vitamin D-binding protein produces the protein MKRVLVLLLALALGHALERGRDYEKDKVCKELAFLGKDDFRTLSLILYSRKFSGGTFEQVSQLVREVVSLTEDCCAEEADPSCYDTRTSELSVKSCGSDSPFPVHPGTPECCTREGLERKLCMAALKHQPQEFPTYVEPTNEEICEAFKKDPRGFADQFLYEYSSNYGQAPLPILIGYTKSYLSMVGSCCTSASPNVCFLKERLQIKHLSLLTTMSNRVCSQHAAYGRERSRLSHLIKLAQKAPTAHLEDVLPLAEDITTVLSLCCESTAEDCMAKKLLEHTVKICDSLSTKNSKFEDCCQEKTPVDIFMCTYFMPAAQPSPMPAIKLPTSKDLCSPGSSKAVDRYTFELSRRTRIPEVFLSKALESTLRSLSECCDSPDSAACFLSKDPQLKAELTSFIEKGQDLCADYSETTFTEYKKKLRERLKKKMPGATSAELAGLVEKQADFASKCCSMNSPPLYCDSQIEAEMEASPQS